The following are encoded in a window of Colletotrichum lupini chromosome 3, complete sequence genomic DNA:
- a CDS encoding ATP synthase subunit C, producing the protein MASTRVLASRLATQMATKAARPAVRVSAMPKRTITGFSSPLQAVKRQQATTIKSSKVFTQVQAKRAYSSEIAQAMVEVSKNLGMGSAAIGLTGAGIGIGLVFAALLNGVARNPALRGQLFSYAILGFAFVEAIGLFDLMVALMAKFVRHHQSILISSRLIKANNHDRRSPMVTQWSIIHSVLRDELELIDGIDSMVGILDD; encoded by the exons ATGGCCTCCACTCGTGTCCTCGCCTCCAGACTCGCCACTCAGATGGCCACCAAGGCCGCCCGCCCTGCGGTGCGCGTCTCTGCCATGCCCAAGCGCACCATCACTG GCTTCTCCAGCCCCCTCCAGGCTGTCAAGCGCCAGCAGGCTACCACCATCAAGTCCTCCAAGGTCTTCACCCAGGTCCAGGCCAAGCGCGCCTACTCTTCTGAGATCGCCCAGGCCATGGTCGAGGTCTCCAAGAACTTGGGTATGGGTTCCGCCGCCATCGGTCTTACCGGTGCTGGTATCGGTATCGGTCTGGTCTTCGCCGCCCTCCTCAACGGTGTTGCCCGCAACCCTGCCCTCCGTGGCCAGCTCTTCTCCTACGCCATTCTTGGTTTCGCTTTCGTCGAGGCCATCGGTCTTTTCGATCTCATGGTTGCCCTCATGGCCAAGTTCGTGCGTCATCACCAATCCATTCTCATCTCATCGAGACTCATCAAAGCTAACAACCACGATAGAC GTTCGCCTATGGTCACGCAATGGAGCATCATCCACTCCGTACTGCGTGACGAGCTAGAGTTAATAGACGGGATAGACAGCATGGTGGGCATTTTAGACGATTAG
- a CDS encoding heterokaryon incompatibility protein, which yields MEEWHDPSCRRLDVFTSGGISSCLSCGSIQLDLDTPQSETNDEDENTTDTAVYRPLESQTDIRLLTLEPGEFADPIRCTLALSSTASMIDYDAISYTGASEDGAMAWTQPITLDGRAFLVTANCEMALRRVRSRGAQRVVWIDAVCMNQQDVEERGHQVRLMPQIYSRAQRVLVYVGEPVPEEEALFRFLNDRDTTTPDLPRRLSLQQALETLLTRRYFSRAWILQEVALARQATLICGQYEMPWSRLQIPWLADRCLLINTKEKPRLLNMLQLPSVLQFRAPAYRDSSDLLRLLDLARNSHASDPRDKLFAVYGLISCAQSDGIVADYTMSTREAYMQMARWIAQRFGIPALLLRSFHVGEVGEEADEGDEMVQQEKPEKFRIPSWTPNWTHKPSSRVMPLLTEMYDETAAGFGPVGLPISLKVAEDSLGFPAFKLGKLCDVLSEYDAQARRASPPGSVVAAKPWPYTVFEMSHLGRNKSCDQVAFVFWTQDPTNPQRPQFPEVEQLFRKLPGYDITAYDAGRREEYQDLYVYLAPKADKYDGFSFEEPGTVAVCVDNLSCVWIHDGLDKRVTEGRFSNYAICARDLGRGDIRIAGLLHMDGLVHEGVWKSGQFENVSLVGEDLGAYPARGNKPRRSAYYWEREQERAQSARTGQLEGADAATVTNGP from the coding sequence ATGGAAGAATGGCATGACCCGTCATGCCGGCGCCTAGACGTCTTCACCAGCGGCGGCATCTCCAGTTGTCTAAGCTGCGGCTCCATCCAGCTCGATCTCGATACACCACAGTCAGAAACGAATGATGAGGATGAAAATACAACAGACACCGCCGTCTACAGGCCCCTAGAATCCCAAACAGACATCCGCCTCCTCACCCTAGAGCCGGGGGAATTCGCAGACCCCATCAGATGCACCCTCGCCCTGAGCAGCACCGCCAGCATGATAGACTACGACGCGATCTCCTACACCGGGGCGAGCGAGGACGGCGCCATGGCCTGGACGCAGCCCATCACCCTCGACGGTCGCGCCTTCCTCGTCACGGCCAACTGCGAGATGGCGCTGCGGCGCGTCCGAAGCCGCGGCGCGCAGAGAGTTGTCTGGATCGACGCCGTCTGCATGAACCAGCAGGACGTCGAGGAGAGGGGCCACCAGGTGCGCTTGATGCCGCAAATCTACTCCCGCGCGCAGCGCGTCCTCGTCTACGTCGGGGAACCGGTGCCCGAGGAAGAGGCGCTCTTCCGCTTCTTGAATGATCGGGACACGACgaccccggatctgccccgGCGGCTGTCGCTCCAGCAGGCGTTGGAGACGTTGCTCACGCGGCGGTACTTTTCGCGGGCATGGATTCTTCAAGAGGTGGCGCTGGCTAGGCAGGCGACGTTGATCTGCGGGCAGTACGAGATGCCCTGGTCACGGCTCCAGATCCCCTGGCTGGCGGACCGATGCTTGCTCATCAACACGAAAGAGAAGCCGCGGCTGCTGAACATGCTGCAGCTGCCGTCCGTTCTGCAGTTTCGGGCGCCTGCGTACAGGGACTCGAGTGACCTGCTCCGGCTCCTGGACCTGGCGCGCAACAGTCATGCCTCAGATCCCAGGGACAAGCTTTTCGCCGTGTATGGGCTTATATCTTGCGCGCAGAGCGATGGGATTGTAGCGGACTACACGATGTCGACGAGGGAGGCGTATATGCAGATGGCCAGGTGGATTGCGCAGAGGTTTGGAATCCCGGCGTTACTGCTCAGGTCGTTTCACGTCGGCGAGGTCGGCGAGGAAGCGGATGAAGGTGATGAAATGGTCCAACAGGAGAAACCTGAGAAATTCAGGATACCGTCATGGACGCCGAATTGGACGCATAAGCCCTCTTCGCGAGTTATGCCATTGCTTACGGAGATGTATGACGAGACTGCAGCAGGATTTGGTCCAGTCGGCCTCCCAATCAGTCTGAAGGTGGCTGAAGACTCCCTCGGGTTTCCAGCTTTCAAGCTGGGAAAACTATGTGATGTCCTGAGCGAGTACGATGCCCAAGCAAGAAGGGCAAGTCCTCCGGGATCAGTCGTTGCAGCAAAGCCATGGCCGTATACGGTCTTCGAAATGTCACATCTGGGCAGGAATAAGTCGTGCGATCAGGTGGCATTTGTTTTCTGGACGCAAGACCCAACGAACCCTCAGCGACCTCAGTTTCCCGAGGTCGAACAATTGTTTAGGAAGCTTCCAGGCTATGATATCACGGCTTACGATGCGGGGCGCAGAGAAGAGTACCAGGACCTTTACGTATATCTAGCTCCCAAGGCGGATAAGTACGATGGATTTTCCTTCGAGGAGCCGGGTACCGTCGCAGTTTGTGTTGACAATCTTTCATGCGTGTGGATTCACGATGGCCTCGACAAACGGGTGACTGAGGGCCGGTTTAGCAACTACGCGATCTGCGCCAGAGATCTGGGTCGTGGGGATATCCGCATCGCCGGGTTGTTGCACATGGATGGGCTCGTGCATGAAGGCGTTTGGAAGAGTGGCCAGTTTGAAAATGTGAGCCTCGTCGGCGAGGATCTTGGAGCTTACCCAGCGCGAGGTAACAAGCCCAGGCGCAGCGCGTACTACTGGGAACGTGAACAGGAGCGCGCACAGTCAGCCCGAACCGGACAACTTGAAGGTGCGGACGCGGCAACTGTCACAAATGGCCCCTAG